The Caulifigura coniformis genome includes a region encoding these proteins:
- a CDS encoding endonuclease has product MSERRVEGASAVAFRLQLKSNRRYSPGMTILLQLCLLFAAADPASWTAVREIDAPEAHQAAAADERFLYAITNRVVAKYDRETGKRIAISTGPAEHLNSGFQFEGRLYCAHSNFPKTPEKSEIKVLDTASMQLTTFHDFGNFGGSLTWCLKKEGRWWCHFAKYGADNAGSFLVELDDDWRELRRFTWPKEVIGRLGKNSLSGGVWQGDVLVVTGHDDPLLFRVRLPETGSVLQLVDTQTIPFTGQGIAADPVGGGLVGIQRKAKKLIVAVPPVTMEAK; this is encoded by the coding sequence TTGAGTGAACGGCGAGTCGAGGGGGCCAGTGCCGTAGCGTTTCGGCTGCAGTTGAAGTCGAATCGCCGCTACTCTCCGGGAATGACGATCCTCCTGCAGCTGTGCCTGTTGTTCGCGGCGGCCGATCCGGCGTCGTGGACCGCTGTCCGCGAGATTGACGCTCCCGAGGCCCACCAGGCGGCGGCCGCGGACGAGCGTTTTCTCTATGCGATCACGAACCGGGTCGTCGCGAAGTACGACCGGGAGACGGGGAAACGGATCGCCATCAGCACGGGGCCTGCCGAGCACCTCAACAGCGGGTTCCAGTTCGAGGGCCGGCTGTACTGCGCGCACTCCAACTTTCCGAAGACACCCGAGAAGAGCGAGATCAAGGTTCTCGACACGGCGTCGATGCAGCTCACGACGTTCCATGATTTCGGCAACTTCGGGGGGAGCCTGACGTGGTGTCTGAAGAAGGAGGGGCGCTGGTGGTGCCACTTCGCGAAGTACGGCGCCGACAACGCGGGTTCGTTCCTGGTGGAACTGGATGACGACTGGAGGGAACTGAGGAGGTTCACCTGGCCGAAGGAAGTGATCGGCCGACTCGGAAAGAACAGTCTGTCGGGGGGCGTCTGGCAGGGGGACGTTCTCGTCGTGACGGGGCATGACGATCCACTTCTCTTCCGCGTGCGGCTGCCGGAGACGGGTTCGGTGCTGCAGCTGGTCGACACCCAGACGATTCCATTCACCGGCCAGGGAATCGCCGCGGATCCTGTTGGGGGCGGGCTCGTTGGCATTCAGCGGAAAGCGAAGAAGCTGATCGTGGCGGTTCCCCCGGTGAC